One genomic segment of Drosophila melanogaster chromosome 3R includes these proteins:
- the NijC gene encoding ninjurin C, isoform C: protein MASGLQRVNENEMKAMDANRYATKKTIAQGMLDIALLTANASQLKYILQVGEQHQFYKLMLILISLSIVMQVLSGVLSLSLSLLRDCRLHQPEFHQSANIINHVRTGFAFFTTMINLFISAFDSRLPPPQGDFLNN, encoded by the exons ATGGCATCAGGTTTGCAGCGGGTTAACGAAAATGAG ATGAAGGCAATGGATGCCAATAGGTATGCCACCAAGAAGACGATCGCCCAGGGCATGCTGGACATCGCCCTGCTGACCGCCAATGCCTCGCAGCTGAAGTACATCCTCCAGGTGGGCGAACAGCACCAGTTCTACAAGCTGATGCTGATCCTGATCAGTCTGTCCATAGTCATGCAG GTCCTGTCGGGCGTGCTGAGCCTGTCCCTGAGCCTGCTGCGGGATTGCCGGCTGCATCAGCCGGAGTTTCATCAGTCGGCCAATATCATTAACCATGTGCGCACGGGCTTCGCCTTCTTCACGACCATGATCAATCTGTTCATCTCGGCCTTTGACAGTCGATTGCCTCCGCCACAGGGCGACTTTCTAAACAACTAG
- the NijC gene encoding ninjurin C, isoform D, giving the protein MASGLQRVNENEMKAMDANRYATKKTIAQGMLDIALLTANASQLKYILQVGEQHQFYKLMLILISLSIVMQLLVGILFVVIGSLNINRQQDQTAAVILNDVILVVVFIISVVNVIISGFGIEYSSQPLRLLDQHEKTP; this is encoded by the exons ATGGCATCAGGTTTGCAGCGGGTTAACGAAAATGAG ATGAAGGCAATGGATGCCAATAGGTATGCCACCAAGAAGACGATCGCCCAGGGCATGCTGGACATCGCCCTGCTGACCGCCAATGCCTCGCAGCTGAAGTACATCCTCCAGGTGGGCGAACAGCACCAGTTCTACAAGCTGATGCTGATCCTGATCAGTCTGTCCATAGTCATGCAG CTTTTGGTGGGCATTCTGTTCGTGGTCATCGGGAGTCTCAACATAAACAGGCAGCAGGATCAGACGGCAGCGGTCATCCTGAACGATGTCATTTTGGTAGTCGTGTTCATAATATCCGTGGTGAACGTTATCATATCCGGTTTCGGCATAGAGTACTCATCGCAGCCGCTCCGACTTCTCGATCAGCACGAAAAGACACCGTAA
- the NijC gene encoding ninjurin C, isoform B: MASGLQRVNENEMKAMDANRYATKKTIAQGMLDIALLTANASQLKYILQVGEQHQFYKLMLILISLSIVMQVAAGLLLVIQSLINMHNTKDRNRGFAINHFIDAFIFLSVFCDIMKMNFGLDPAVPHTDVELLKP, translated from the exons ATGGCATCAGGTTTGCAGCGGGTTAACGAAAATGAG ATGAAGGCAATGGATGCCAATAGGTATGCCACCAAGAAGACGATCGCCCAGGGCATGCTGGACATCGCCCTGCTGACCGCCAATGCCTCGCAGCTGAAGTACATCCTCCAGGTGGGCGAACAGCACCAGTTCTACAAGCTGATGCTGATCCTGATCAGTCTGTCCATAGTCATGCAG GTGGCTGCTGGACTCTTGCTGGTCATTCAGTCCCTCATCAATATGCATAATACCAAGGATCGAAATCGGGGCTTCGCCATCAACCACTTCATAGATGCCTTCATATTCCTGTCCGTGTTTTGTGACATCATGAAGATGAATTTTGGACTGGATCCGGCGGTTCCTCACACAGATGTGGAACTTCTGAAGCCCTGA
- the NijC gene encoding ninjurin C, isoform F translates to MTTFLENMKAMDANRYATKKTIAQGMLDIALLTANASQLKYILQVGEQHQFYKLMLILISLSIVMQLLVGILFVVIGSLNINRQQDQTAAVILNDVILVVVFIISVVNVIISGFGIEYSSQPLRLLDQHEKTP, encoded by the exons ATGACCACTTTCCTCGAAAAT ATGAAGGCAATGGATGCCAATAGGTATGCCACCAAGAAGACGATCGCCCAGGGCATGCTGGACATCGCCCTGCTGACCGCCAATGCCTCGCAGCTGAAGTACATCCTCCAGGTGGGCGAACAGCACCAGTTCTACAAGCTGATGCTGATCCTGATCAGTCTGTCCATAGTCATGCAG CTTTTGGTGGGCATTCTGTTCGTGGTCATCGGGAGTCTCAACATAAACAGGCAGCAGGATCAGACGGCAGCGGTCATCCTGAACGATGTCATTTTGGTAGTCGTGTTCATAATATCCGTGGTGAACGTTATCATATCCGGTTTCGGCATAGAGTACTCATCGCAGCCGCTCCGACTTCTCGATCAGCACGAAAAGACACCGTAA
- the NijC gene encoding ninjurin C, isoform E encodes MTTFLENMKAMDANRYATKKTIAQGMLDIALLTANASQLKYILQVGEQHQFYKLMLILISLSIVMQVLSGVLSLSLSLLRDCRLHQPEFHQSANIINHVRTGFAFFTTMINLFISAFDSRLPPPQGDFLNN; translated from the exons ATGACCACTTTCCTCGAAAAT ATGAAGGCAATGGATGCCAATAGGTATGCCACCAAGAAGACGATCGCCCAGGGCATGCTGGACATCGCCCTGCTGACCGCCAATGCCTCGCAGCTGAAGTACATCCTCCAGGTGGGCGAACAGCACCAGTTCTACAAGCTGATGCTGATCCTGATCAGTCTGTCCATAGTCATGCAG GTCCTGTCGGGCGTGCTGAGCCTGTCCCTGAGCCTGCTGCGGGATTGCCGGCTGCATCAGCCGGAGTTTCATCAGTCGGCCAATATCATTAACCATGTGCGCACGGGCTTCGCCTTCTTCACGACCATGATCAATCTGTTCATCTCGGCCTTTGACAGTCGATTGCCTCCGCCACAGGGCGACTTTCTAAACAACTAG
- the NijC gene encoding ninjurin C, isoform G, translated as MTTFLENMKAMDANRYATKKTIAQGMLDIALLTANASQLKYILQVGEQHQFYKLMLILISLSIVMQVAAGLLLVIQSLINMHNTKDRNRGFAINHFIDAFIFLSVFCDIMKMNFGLDPAVPHTDVELLKP; from the exons ATGACCACTTTCCTCGAAAAT ATGAAGGCAATGGATGCCAATAGGTATGCCACCAAGAAGACGATCGCCCAGGGCATGCTGGACATCGCCCTGCTGACCGCCAATGCCTCGCAGCTGAAGTACATCCTCCAGGTGGGCGAACAGCACCAGTTCTACAAGCTGATGCTGATCCTGATCAGTCTGTCCATAGTCATGCAG GTGGCTGCTGGACTCTTGCTGGTCATTCAGTCCCTCATCAATATGCATAATACCAAGGATCGAAATCGGGGCTTCGCCATCAACCACTTCATAGATGCCTTCATATTCCTGTCCGTGTTTTGTGACATCATGAAGATGAATTTTGGACTGGATCCGGCGGTTCCTCACACAGATGTGGAACTTCTGAAGCCCTGA
- the Past1 gene encoding putative achaete scute target 1, isoform A, translating into MPRPEAGDSFLKREKNTQEVVENVIGELKKIYRSKLLPLEEHYQFHDFHSPKLEDPDFDAKPMILLVGQYSTGKTTFIRYLLERDFPGIRIGPEPTTDRFIAVMYDDKEGVIPGNALVVDPKKQFRPLSKYGNAFLNRFQCSSVASPVLNAISIVDTPGILSGEKQRIDRGYDFTGVLEWFAERVDRIILLFDAHKLDISDEFRRSIEALKGHDDKIRIILNKADMIDHQQLMRVYGALMWSLGKVLQTPEVARVYIGSFWDQPLRFDANRRLFEDEEQDLFRDLQSLPRNAALRKLNDLIKRARLAKVHAFIIAELRKDMPSVFGKDSKKKDLIKNLGQVYDRIQREHSISPGDFPDIKKMQEVLQHQDFTKFHSLKPHLLDIVDNMLAKDIARLMEMIPQEEMTMVADPIVKGGAFEGVIDDHVSPFGYMKGEGIDAGYGEHEWICNKDKPRTDGIFNGLGPVDGKISGATAKQELIKSKLPNSVLSKIWKLSDVDGDGFLDSDEFALALHLINVKLEGCELPTVLPEHLVPPSKRYD; encoded by the exons ATGCCACGCCCAGAAGCAGGCGACAG CTTTCTGAAGCGCGAGAAGAACACCCAGGAGGTAGTGGAGAATGTGATCGGCGAGCTGAAGAAGATCTATCGGAGCAAGTTGCTGCCGCTGGAGGAGCACTACCAGTTCCACGACTTTCACTCGCCAAAGCTCGAGGATCCAGACTTCGATGCGAAGCCCATGATCCTGCTGGTGGGCCAGTACTCCACGGGCAAGACGACCTTCATCCGCTATCTGCTGGAACGCGACTTTCCGGGCATTAGAATTGGTCCGGAGCCAACGACGGACCGCTTCATCGCCGTGATGTACGACGACAAGGAGGGCGTGATACCGGGCAACGCCCTGGTTGTGGACCCCAAGAAGCAGTTCCGGCCGCTGTCCAAGTACGGCAACGCCTTCCTGAATCGCTTCCAATGCAGCAGTGTGGCCTCGCCGGTGCTGAACGCCATCTCCATCGTGGACACGCCCGGAATTCTCTCCGGCGAAAAGCAGCGCATCGACAGGGGCTACGACTTCACCGGCGTGCTGGAGTGGTTCGCGGAGCGCGTGGACCGCATCATCCTGCTCTTCGACGCCCACAAACTGGACATCTCCGACGAGTTCCGGCGCTCGATCGAGGCGCTCAAGGGACACGACGACAAGATCCGTATTATCCTGAACAAGGCCGACATGATTGATCACCAACAGTTAATGCGGGTGTACGGAGCACTGATGTGGTCGCTGGGCAAGGTGCTGCAGACGCCGGAGGTGGCTCGTGTCTACATCGGCTCCTTCTGGGACCAGCCGCTGCGCTTCGACGCCAACCGCCGACTGTTCGAGGACGAGGAACAGGATCTGTTCAGGGATCTGCAGTCCCTGCCGCGTAACGCCGCCCTGCGCAAGCTGAACGATCTGATCAAGCGGGCGCGCCTGGCCAAGGTGCATGCCTTCATCATTGCCGAGCTGCGCAAGGACATGCCCTCTGTGTTCGGCAAGGACAGCAAGAAGAAGGACTTGATTAAGAACCTCGGCCAGGTATACGATCGCATCCAGCGCGAGCACTCCATTTCTCCCGGCGACTTCCCCGACATCAAGAAGATGCAGGAGGTCCTGCAGCACCAGGACTTCACCAAGTTCCACTCCCTCAAGCCCCATCTGCTGGACATCGTGGACAACATGCTGGCCAAGGACATTGCCCGCCTGATGGAGATGATTCCCCAGGAGGAGATGACCATGGTCGCGGACCCAATCGTCAAGG GTGGTGCCTTCGAGGGAGTCATCGACGACCATGTCTCACCATTCGGCTACATGAAGGGCGAGGGCATCGATGCCGGCTACGGAGAGCACGAGTGGATCTGCAACAAGGACAAGCCGCGCACAGATGGCATCTTCAATGGGCTGGGACCAGTCGATGGCAAGATATCCGGTGCAA CTGCCAAGCAGGAACTCATCAAATCGAAACTGCCCAACTCGGTGCTCAGCAAGATCTGGAAACTGTCGGACGTCGACGGCGATGGGTTCCTGGACTCTGACGAGTTCGCGCTGGCCTTGCACTTAATCAACGTCAAGCTGGAAGGCTGCGAGCTGCCCACCGTGCTGCCGGAGCACTTAGTACCGCCGTCGAAGCGCTATGACTAG
- the Past1 gene encoding putative achaete scute target 1, isoform B: MFSFLKREKNTQEVVENVIGELKKIYRSKLLPLEEHYQFHDFHSPKLEDPDFDAKPMILLVGQYSTGKTTFIRYLLERDFPGIRIGPEPTTDRFIAVMYDDKEGVIPGNALVVDPKKQFRPLSKYGNAFLNRFQCSSVASPVLNAISIVDTPGILSGEKQRIDRGYDFTGVLEWFAERVDRIILLFDAHKLDISDEFRRSIEALKGHDDKIRIILNKADMIDHQQLMRVYGALMWSLGKVLQTPEVARVYIGSFWDQPLRFDANRRLFEDEEQDLFRDLQSLPRNAALRKLNDLIKRARLAKVHAFIIAELRKDMPSVFGKDSKKKDLIKNLGQVYDRIQREHSISPGDFPDIKKMQEVLQHQDFTKFHSLKPHLLDIVDNMLAKDIARLMEMIPQEEMTMVADPIVKGGAFEGVIDDHVSPFGYMKGEGIDAGYGEHEWICNKDKPRTDGIFNGLGPVDGKISGATAKQELIKSKLPNSVLSKIWKLSDVDGDGFLDSDEFALALHLINVKLEGCELPTVLPEHLVPPSKRYD, translated from the exons ATGTTTAGCTTTCTGAAGCGCGAGAAGAACACCCAGGAGGTAGTGGAGAATGTGATCGGCGAGCTGAAGAAGATCTATCGGAGCAAGTTGCTGCCGCTGGAGGAGCACTACCAGTTCCACGACTTTCACTCGCCAAAGCTCGAGGATCCAGACTTCGATGCGAAGCCCATGATCCTGCTGGTGGGCCAGTACTCCACGGGCAAGACGACCTTCATCCGCTATCTGCTGGAACGCGACTTTCCGGGCATTAGAATTGGTCCGGAGCCAACGACGGACCGCTTCATCGCCGTGATGTACGACGACAAGGAGGGCGTGATACCGGGCAACGCCCTGGTTGTGGACCCCAAGAAGCAGTTCCGGCCGCTGTCCAAGTACGGCAACGCCTTCCTGAATCGCTTCCAATGCAGCAGTGTGGCCTCGCCGGTGCTGAACGCCATCTCCATCGTGGACACGCCCGGAATTCTCTCCGGCGAAAAGCAGCGCATCGACAGGGGCTACGACTTCACCGGCGTGCTGGAGTGGTTCGCGGAGCGCGTGGACCGCATCATCCTGCTCTTCGACGCCCACAAACTGGACATCTCCGACGAGTTCCGGCGCTCGATCGAGGCGCTCAAGGGACACGACGACAAGATCCGTATTATCCTGAACAAGGCCGACATGATTGATCACCAACAGTTAATGCGGGTGTACGGAGCACTGATGTGGTCGCTGGGCAAGGTGCTGCAGACGCCGGAGGTGGCTCGTGTCTACATCGGCTCCTTCTGGGACCAGCCGCTGCGCTTCGACGCCAACCGCCGACTGTTCGAGGACGAGGAACAGGATCTGTTCAGGGATCTGCAGTCCCTGCCGCGTAACGCCGCCCTGCGCAAGCTGAACGATCTGATCAAGCGGGCGCGCCTGGCCAAGGTGCATGCCTTCATCATTGCCGAGCTGCGCAAGGACATGCCCTCTGTGTTCGGCAAGGACAGCAAGAAGAAGGACTTGATTAAGAACCTCGGCCAGGTATACGATCGCATCCAGCGCGAGCACTCCATTTCTCCCGGCGACTTCCCCGACATCAAGAAGATGCAGGAGGTCCTGCAGCACCAGGACTTCACCAAGTTCCACTCCCTCAAGCCCCATCTGCTGGACATCGTGGACAACATGCTGGCCAAGGACATTGCCCGCCTGATGGAGATGATTCCCCAGGAGGAGATGACCATGGTCGCGGACCCAATCGTCAAGG GTGGTGCCTTCGAGGGAGTCATCGACGACCATGTCTCACCATTCGGCTACATGAAGGGCGAGGGCATCGATGCCGGCTACGGAGAGCACGAGTGGATCTGCAACAAGGACAAGCCGCGCACAGATGGCATCTTCAATGGGCTGGGACCAGTCGATGGCAAGATATCCGGTGCAA CTGCCAAGCAGGAACTCATCAAATCGAAACTGCCCAACTCGGTGCTCAGCAAGATCTGGAAACTGTCGGACGTCGACGGCGATGGGTTCCTGGACTCTGACGAGTTCGCGCTGGCCTTGCACTTAATCAACGTCAAGCTGGAAGGCTGCGAGCTGCCCACCGTGCTGCCGGAGCACTTAGTACCGCCGTCGAAGCGCTATGACTAG
- the CG12279 gene encoding uncharacterized protein, whose product MATYEEVKDIPNHPEKYLFDVRNESELKETGVLPASINIPLSELEKALNLPEEDFAQTYGRVKPAVDAVLIFSCKAGGRAARAANLASTLGFTNAKAYAGSWTEWQAKQS is encoded by the exons atggccACCTACGAGGAAGTCAAGGACATTCCAAACCACCCGGAGAAGTACCTGTTCGATGTGCGCAACGAGTCGGAGCTGAAGGAGACGGGCGTCCTGCCCGCCAGCATAAACATTCCAC TGAGCGAGCTGGAGAAGGCACTGAACTTGCCGGAGGAGGACTTCGCCCAGACTTATGGACGCGTCAAGCCGGCCGTCGATGCGGTCTTGATCTTCTCGTGCAAGGCGGGAGGACGCGCTGCCCGGGCGGCCAATCTGGCCAGCACGCTGGGCTTCACCAA CGCCAAGGCTTATGCCGGATCATGGACGGAGTGGCAGGCCAAGCAGTCCTAA